CTAGGCCTATTTCACTTCCTGAGCCAAATGTGTTCTAGCCTACTTACTGTAAATGGCGTTCTAAGCAGGTGACAAAATCACAAAGACCTATAAAGTATGCTCGCGCAGACCGTGCAAGACAGGTTTAATAATTATTACATTTTATTGAAGGATTTCGTAAGTAGATACCTATTTGTGACAAAACCACAAACATAAACCACGTATAAAATCCATAAAATATAAACTTTTGACCCAGTCTTTTGGTAGTTTTGAATTATCAGTAGATCAGTTTGTTCTCCCCATGAAACTATACAAGTCAACAAAACAACTAGATAAGGCTGGGTATTTAACTTACAAAAGAAATACATTCATTCACCATACAATGAGAATTTCATTTTATTTCTATACAGTTTAAATATGAACACGAATATGACATATATTTCAAATAGTTTCGTTATACATggccatttttttggggggggggggcatcctaAATCAAGAGGCAAGTGCACAAAAAAAACCTGCCATTCGGGTACCcgaattgtgatttttttttaaagaaacataaAATGACAATAAAAAAATAGACAGTTAAGTGAACTTCTGGAATGCTACAACAAATTTAACAAACACAACTTCACCGGCGGGAACTTTGGGCATATGAAAGTAGTATCTTCATATTTGTAGGATATTCGAAGATGGTGCCATAAGCCATTTTATGCGTTTTTTTTGTGTCTTCTTCTTTTCTTTACTCtgacctcttctcttcctcctcctctccgctGGTCTGAGAAGAGTTGATCAGTTTATTCTCTTTTTTCCACTTCATCCTTCGGTTCTGGAACCAAATTTTGATCTGGCGTTCTGTTAGGCACAGTGCGTGCGCGATCTCGATACGGCGCCTACGGGTAAGGTACCTGTTAAAATGAAACTCTTTCTCCAGCTCGAGCGTCTGGTAGCGGGTGTACGTCTGACGACCCCTTCGACCAGGGTTACCGAAGGTCCCTGTCaaaagaaagggaagagagagtcaAACATTTTGTGTTTATAGGACTGATATAATAAGGCTATGTCCGAGGAGAAAGAGCTCAGGGCGAATAGCATGACTGGAACTCGTGAGCTTTTGCTGAAGATTCACGCATTACTGGTAGTAGACGTGTCGTGTAGAGTAGCAGAAAATGATATAATTTATATAGTCCTGGAAGCTGCCCTTAAATTAGTTCGTAAAAGTGTTGTTTACATCATATGGCATAGGGTCATGTAAATACTTTTATAATATGCACGATATTTGAATCgtgcatgtgtttttttttttgcgtcaAACAATGAGCGCCAGCCTTACAAATAAGCAACTGAAATATCATGTCTATTTCctgttgtttttttccccacacATACAAAAAGATAAGCTATTCAGAGAGGGGATGTTAGTTTTGGCAAGTTTAATAACAACGTATTTTATCTTCATAAACACATTCTAGCCTACAGTAGGGGGCAAACCATGGCGCATCCTAACATTAAAGAACAAGAAGCTCTATATTGACCATCATAATTCTAAGCATTCACTAATTTACCCACACTGCTTCTAGCAAGTCACACACAGCTTCCGCTTAGAGACGCAAAACAATAAAAAGCCTATATAGAAGAAGACAATCAACGTTCGGATTATGGAGGGTGTACTTAAAGTTATCATAATTCAAATATTAGGATATCCAACAGTCAATGAAGTGTagctctgtctcactgtctattAAGAGTTTTATTTTAGCAATTTTGTTGTTGTCGAAACGGAATTCCTCGAATGGAATTTATGGCGCTAATTTATTCCTCTATTGTTGTGTAGTGTGCTTCCCTATCATATTTCATGTCTCGGACATCATTTCTAACTGTAACCCATAGCACAGACATGTATTTGCCTTGTGATACATTTTGAACTTTTGTGATAGTGAGGGTCTTTTTGTGGTGACGAACTGAGCACTAATAGCTGGAACCCTGTCAGAATAACAATGCGAGCCATTTTGTGATAAGAACCCATCTTTGTTGGAACTGCTGCTCCATTGTTGCCAATGATGTGTTCGTGTGCCGTGCGATTTTAATCTACAACGTGAATAATGTCAGCCTCGAAGCGATAGGAACCATAAGAATACCAGTTTATGaggatacttttttttttacttatggAGGACGCAAATGTGTCAATTTTGTTTTTTTAAGACACAACCAGAGAGACAATATTCCCCACGGTATGCTCTTCCGGCGCTGTACAGTGCAGCTGCAGGTCACATGTAATAGGCAAGCTCTATGTATCAGCCTAGacaggcaaaaaccaaaacaaaccGTAAGAAAAAACAAATGACATGACAATGTGTACTCACCGTTACACGAGTTCATCCTCTGCATCCACGGATAAACGGGCGTCGAGGGCTTCTGGTCCTCGCTGTCCCCGAATATGCTTTTATTTTGCCCCGAGCAGTCCGTCTTGCGATGGTCTTGGCTCAGGACGAGCGAATGTTCCTCTATACTGGCGAGGGTGCAGGCGGGGTCCTTTTCCCTGTAAAAGCTGGCTGCTGCGTAGTCGCATGCACCGGCGGCGCTGGCCCGGCCATAGGCACCGCTCGCCTGCTGGTAATATGAGGATGGGTACGCCTTGTCTTGAACGCTGGTAGCGCCATAGGCAGCACCGGGATAGTGTCTTAAAGGATCAGTGTATCCGGAGGAGTATAACGGTATCTGTCCCAAGAAAGACTCTTGTCCTCCAGGCAGAGTCACTGGAAAAGTTGAGTTTACAAAATAGGAACTCATTGGGAGGGTACAGGTTCTTTTCCTTGGTTTATGATTTGTTGTGTTTTATAGTCCAAGTGGTTTAGCTATTAGTAGTTTATCGGAGATTGGGTTTTAGTTGAGGGGGGGCGCTGGGTGGCGACGTGCCAGTGCGGGACAGAGGGAAACCGTACCATCTGACCAGGCGCTGACCAATAGCGTGCGTCAGTGCCTGCAAAATAGCACCCTGGAGGGGGGGCTGTGATTGCATGCGTCGGGGGACCCCAGCGCAAACTAGAGAGCAGGCGTTTTTTCTCTCGCTTCTCTTTCGCCTTTCTCTCCTTCCAATGAGATTGCACAATACGAATCACACTGGAATTTTAAAGTGGTAAATTGAATACATCGACACTTCTCCCCCTTCTATTTGTTATTTGGCGAGCCCATATACAGTAAAGACCCTATTCACTCAAGACAACAAATATAACCCTTCAAAGAATCATCACATTAAAAAGGACTTCAAGACGTAAATCAAATAGAGACGCACCAATGGGGGTTTGAGTTATCTTCTGCATTTGAAAtattttgtgtttatatttttagaGGTCTGATTTATTCgctcagtacagtagatatgtgaTGAGATATGTCTTCTCCCTTCTTACAGCACATTATCATCCCCATTATTTTCATAGCGATTTCCATCCGGGTATTTGACAATATACCTAATGTATATTTCAACATGCACGTGCTTATTAGATTTATTGGAATATATTGGAATATTCAGTATTACAACAGTTGCCTTCACTGAACAATACTCTTATATTAGTTGAACATGATACAATATTTTGAAAGCCCTGGCTTTTATAAATGTTTGTTGAACGGCTCTGGCCTACGTTGCGGTATCATACACGTTCCTTATTACCGCATTTGTCTAGTCtgagtgtgtgtttacatgcatGCTGCCCTGACCACATTTCATGCACCGGTTTTTATTTCAGAATTATTGACTGGGAAGGTCATTACGCTTTGTAAGGCTTTAAATGTTTCACTGACTTATCTACCACGAGTCAAGTCAGGTCTGGATCTGTTTTTCATTTACAAATGGCATTTACAAAATCATAAATTAGCCAGTCCCATAAATAAGTCCGGTCCTCACACAAGTGTTGTCTGTCCAGTAGCGCCGGCAGTCTGTGTATTTTTACTTTCAGTTTGGTTCCCTTTCAAACCAGGACACAGAGCTTCCTTTGGTTTGGCTTAGTTTTGTGTGAACGGAAAACGTCCATTGTGTGACCATTTCTTAATAAAGTACACAGAGAAATGGGCCAGTCTAAGTCTCGGTTAATAATTCATGAATAATAACTACCATCATAAGTCAATTTGATTCAGTCTCAACTAAGCAAATTTAACATAATGATCTGATGATATGGGGCTATTGTTGTGAAAAAACGAACTTTAATGTCTGTTCCTCTGAACCAATTCTCATTTAGCTTTTTGTCTCGTTTCAGGTTTCCTGACAACTTTACGAACAGCAAGGTAAAGCCGGCTGAAGTTCTCTGACTTGATAACTTTTGTGGACAAAACTGCACTGCAGAAAAGTTGTCCACAAATTGCATGGGAAGCAACACACTGGATACCAATTCAGTTAAAATTACACAATATCTATGGACTATGACCGGAAATCCCAGCGAAGATGCGTCTGACTGTATGGAGAAAAAGTGATGATTTGTTTATACAGACCAGGGAGGAAACACGCGCCTGTCACTTTTTGTCATGTGTCACGGAACTACctcatagacccccccccccgagTTCCGCATGACATACGCATATTTGTAAGTATGTGCTCTTTTCATGATCCTGCATTGTTctgtatatttgtttatttgCTACTGTGAATAAAATGTGTTTCACGCGCAGCATTTTGATGGCGATAATTGACTTACACGTATATTTTGCACGATTAAACATATCACTAATGTGTTCTACTAAGTTCATAACTGCGTATAATGTAAAAATGCCAATTTTGTTGATTCTAGCTTTTCATTGGCCTATCTGTAATCTTGGTGATGTTGTAGGCCTTTCATAAAAATATAAGAAAGTTGTAAACGAGTTGTGGTGTCTTGTGTTTTGTAGTTGCTTGTTTTATTTCACTGGGGAAAGTGTTTTAGTGTTTTATGATTTTATCGGGGCTTGTAAATTCACAGACACGATTGGAATTGAAAACAAGTGGTGTTCATAAGTTATAACAAATGCCCCTGGCTTAGCTCTTACTTGACTGTAATTTTGTTTTAAGTGTTTATTATATACGTGCACTTAGCCTAACCATAATACAAGAAACAATTCAGAATTATGTAGAACAATTAGACTTTTCCAGACGGTTTAGTGCGCACCAGCGTGCGTAGCCTAATTTATTCGGTTATCGAAAAGCTTTTGACACTTGTTCGCCCCATTCTGCTACAGTTGTCATAAACAGTAATCCTAGTTTTAACCTTTTTGACTATTGAAAGTGATTACTGTGATTTAAATATTAAACGTTTTAGTCAATTGTATTATATTCAACCAAGGATATACCAGTCTTATGAATTGTCATTGCAAACACAACAACTCTTGAATTCTGAAGAATCTCCAGTTCTGTACAAGGCATTCTGCAAGTCTTCACATGGATGAAAGTGCGTGGAAATATCGAATTCAACGGAAGTAGATTGCCTATGTGAATGAGGCATACATTAAAGGAGACTATAACAACCAAGCTTTTCCGCACAGTTATTATATCAACATTGGCAAATATTGTTACCGTTGCCTATATAGGCCCATGCAGCATGGTGTGGTTTTAAATCGCGTTGTTACAACAGTGTTCTATCAAGTGAATAACTTGTGCTGGTTAATGAGATACAAGGCAGACCCTTCCTTACATATTTATTATTGTGCTCCAGAAAGTGACTAGTCCTTCACGGACTTTCAACTCTTGTGAAGTCACTAGACTGTTTACCTGATCAGCCTTCAGCCAAAAGCTTAGAACGCAGGTTACTCATTAAATAGTTCACAGCGTTAGTCTCATAGAATTGCATATAGGGTTAGTGTAGACCTAATTAGTCATTACTGTATTATGTAAAATACACACTTCATTTTCAAAGGGAAATGATTGTGTTGTTTGTTGTATCACGGGCTATACAACAGTCGATGGTAATAAACCTGTAAAATTAAATTTGACATTAAAACTAAATTAGCCTGTTCAatgtagcacacacacacgcgcacacgcacacgcgcaagTTTGCACgctgcacgcatgcacgcaccaACAAACAAACGCATTcatgtacccacacacacacatacacacggtgTGAAAACATGTCTTGCGGTGTTTACAAATGACTGCCTTGAGTGTGCGACCCCACTAAACCAAATGAAAACAGTGACCAAGGACAAATCCAGTAtgcttccaacacacacacacaccctacccttTATCCACAACCAGTCTCACTGTATCTCCACTTCAACACGACCCTCAGATTGCCAGATGACATTTATAGCACGGTTGTTTCCTTGGGGAGAGAGCACACAACACCAGAACATCATTTAATACACCAAATGACCAACTAAAGTCAGCCGCGTAATAACAGTGAAAGTTACATTGAGTGAATCCAGGTTGTCTCTAACACCCGGCCGCCACTACACGGTCCATTCACTGCACAATGTAATAACCTTGGAGCGGTCATCCGCTTACGTCTTGGAGAAGGGCTTTTTACAAGTGGGAGAAATGGGGGGGATGCACGAAATCGAGCCTTAAGGCTTGGGCTTCTGCGTGTGTGCCACAAATCTCTCCCAAACCCAGGCACATCAAAGCGCGGCAACAGCAGCTCGAGAATTTACAACCTCTGCATTCTTTTACGTTTCACTGCCACCGAGCCCAACCCGCCCCTTACAGCGTTCCTGTTATCTCCTGCCCCAGCCATGGCCTCGCCGCTTTGTTACACGCAATAATTCAGAAGAGGGACCAACAACACTGGAAAGATCACATATCGGTTTGTCAACAGCTCACGCACTTAGCGACAAACACATTTCCGCACAATCATAGGAGCAAAATACGTACGTTTCAACTGTATACTATTACGCAcgaacacagagacatacagaaattcacacgcacacacacacatacacaccagacAGAAGGCCCTGATTTCGGAGGCTTTTGGGCATTATGGAAAAATGGACGCTAGATGGCACCAAAGAGTTAGGAACGAGCAGAGTCTGCAGCGACCTGCGTCACTGCAAGATCAAATCAACTGGAATTACTGCAAAGCTACAAGACTGCCAAGGCGGCTTATCACATTTGGGAATTAAATCCAAAACAAAGCCTCTATCATCGTTAAGTGGAATAGGATATCTGTTTATGCACCAGGCTGCTATCctttatttcctgatagttaTTGTATCTGCATGGACGAACTTATAAGATCGGCTCCCTATTTTGCTGACAATATGCCATACAATACAAAGTATACTATGCTATAACATAGTAAATGCATATTATAACATGTTGCAATTAAATACCATATCATTCAGTGGTTCTTTGTTTTTATCATGTCATTTGTTTTTTTGGATTTTAGTCTGTATTTTGCAGTACTGCTGAATAAACTCTGAATAAGGAATTGCTCTGTTGTTTGTTGGGATGTCAAATACTCAAGTGAGATGATAAAGAACATTGATTTTGATATTAGAAGTATTGTGATAAActgtaggcagacagacagacagacagacagacagacagacagacagacagacagacagacagtcagacagacagacagacagacagacagagacaaacggacacacagacagagacaaacggacacacagacagacagacacacacacacagagagatgcacacacacaaatggataTACTTGCAGATAGATATATAGGTAGACAGACTGCCAGACCCTTGATACACAGCTAGAAGTGAATATAATCACTCACAATTACGCATTATATACGAACAATAATACCACCATTGATTATACATTGGGAAAAATAACGTTGGATGAGGATTGGCAAGCATGATTTGTGTCAGTATAATATAttagtggtagttgtagtagtggtagccTATTATGGGATCATGATTATAGTGGTACATTAAAAATCACTTTTATAGTAGGCTACATTTGGTTTAAGGCACAGACAGACTGAAACATATATCATAAGTGCACTGTGGAAGCAGCCTTTATGGTGGGTGTGGGGGAACTTTTACTGACGAGGAGACAACAAATGGACACCTAAGGGTCTAGCGTCTAAAAAAAAATACCAGATGATGGCACAGAAGGAGGAATGAAAGGGGAAATGAAGCAATAAAAGTGGGCGAGATCACCCCGCAGACACATACAAAAGAACATTCTCCACCGCACAGACGCACCAACTGTCCAGTAACCTGGAAGCGTCGCGTCGATGATCTGGAAGTGATACGCTACACCACTACTTGACAAGCCCTTGCGTAATGGAGGATTTAGAAAAAAAGACGGCCAGTCTCAATGCTATATTCAAAAGATAATCTGCTATCTCCACAAAACGGCATGTTGTTTGCCTCGTCTTGTTTGTTTCCACGGTTTAGGGACTCGTATGAGAGCAAAGGAATGTTGTATAGCCCCGTGCTTTTTGATTAAGGATTCCTCGTAAGAGGTTGCCCAAGACTGTACATCAGAAATTATATTTGCATAGGAGCCACTCTATCAAACCTCGCCCTCGCAGCCCGGACACGGGTATCCTTATACCACAAACACCCTCAGCCAACCACAAATGAGCATATCGAAATCGATATGTATTTCTCTAATATGACTCCGAACCAAATACAAATTCGTCATGCACACATAACAAGGTAAACATTTACAAGCACTTTCGAGTGACGACATCTTATACAAAGTCATCATATAATTTAATATTTACTAAAGGTTTATGCACACTTAAAATTTGAATATTTTCATTGGCGAGAGCAGCTATGATTGCGTTTTGCATAATTGTTTTCAAACTTTCTGTGAAACGAAACAGCGTGAGTGTAATGACAGACAAGCACGCCTTACCTTTGTTGATAATCCGTCACTAAATCCTTGGATAGCATCCGCGAGTCTCGCAGCTCGCCATACAGCATTCCTGTTGCCCCAGCTCCGTACCGCCATTAGCGCGCGAAGTCACCACTGTGGCTTTACAGGCCGCCTCCATACCGTTTAATTTACATTAGTCAACAGGACGGAAGCATCCAGTTATGAAAAATGAGACGAGACCCTCCGGTGTGTCCAGATCTCTCACAGTCAGTCACTCTCTCCATCGCAGCGGAAATCACAATCATAGTCGGCCACATTAGCATAGCGCAGGATGAGGAGGCAGGTCTTCCAGTTTCTCTGTAAACACTGCGCGGGACaaggttattttttttaacttcaaCTTGCGATTAAAGAGCCTAGAACCTTGAAGGAGCACAGTGTTGCTACAAAAGGTGCGGTGTCCAAAAGATTGCTGCAATATAACCACTTGGGAAATCATAAAAAGTTCATGTTCACGGTTACCCATCCACATGACCATCCTCGGCCAATCCCAGGACCCAGGCACTCATAAAGTTCTATCACAAAGTTGTAAATTTTCATAAAACAACAAGGAATTTATTGCATTTCTTCACGACTGCTTTGGCAGTAGTGGTTCCTCCATCGCCATCTTTTTCTCTCAAAAAGGAAAAGCAAAGGGAGGATTTCTCTTGCGTTTTACATGAAAGAGGTTGTAGGCCGATCGGTGGGACATAAACGTTTCTTATGAGGGTGTTTTTGTGCGCTTATAAGCAATTAATACAACTATATTGCTCAGATATTTCATATCTTGTATTTTGTtcaaagatgtttgaaaagggaTGTCTCAGTGTGCTATTGGCACAATGCGTAAATATTATGGATAGCAAGAACTTGGGAGGACAAGACTAGGCTTACGTTGACCATTTTCCCTGTTGTTTAGTTATATCATTCTATTGTTGAAAcgtaaaataaatttaaaaaacacatcAAAAACAATTACTTACAGCAAGAGCTCATGATGAACCAGCATATCTCATTGAATCGTTGCATACTCATATCACATAAATGTTAGCCATTTACGTTGCTGATAGGCTATCTATGCATTATCAAGGCCTTTGTTCAGATTTTATATATTATTTGCCTTAATATTGCTTGTATGAGACCAGctttatgtattgactgtgtaTTGGTGGTGCATGTTCAGAATAAAACCATTTTCAGAACAGAAAGTCTTGCACGGCTACGATATAGCATTAAAAACAGACTTTGAGGCGTGTAAGTTAAACAAAGCATGCCGGTCTACCAAAATGTCCAATAGGAGATACTTTGATAAGAAGGTTTAATCGAATAGTGTGGAACAACACAACcatggaaatatgcaaatatcAACATTCAACTGAATATCTATGCTACAAAAAGGCGTGCGTAAAATGTTTCGCACTGCGGCATAAAAAAAGACGCATTGTGGCCAAGGCCCAAATCAGAAAGATGTCTTCTAAGAAGGTCCTTAAGAGAATGAAATGGATTTGCATCCTGGTTTCTTTTTCGTCTAACATACAATAGCTAAACGATGCAATTTGATGCTTCCTATAAGCAAATGAAATATGTTGATTATTAACGAAAATGAAAAAGGAAAGACTAAACTCTGAAGACGGGTATTGTTGCTGGGCCTGCAATCCTGTCACATGAGCAGACGTTTTCGTAAGCGCCTGTTTCCCATTTTGTTGATTTTTTTGTTACTTTGATGGTGGTTTCCGGTCTTTCATTGATGCAATAAACGCAATAGTTACAACCCCCAATATAAGCCTTCTTTTGGTCAGTGTTGAATGCACAGAAACAAGGAAGAGACTATAGCCAGCAATTCCATGGCAAACGGGTAGATTTAACATCCATAGGTTAGCCTAAACGATATATAAATAAACGGAATATTCAAAATGTTTTTAGCAATACAAGTATCCCTGTTATAATCTATATTAAACATTGGGCTGCGTTAGAAATGAAAACAGGTTAGACTATCTTGACTTTATAAACACAGATTCAAAATAATATTAAATGAAAATTGGAACACTTTGCTATAAGGCCTACAAATGAATGgaccttttatttatttgtttgacCAGACTAGCCTGTCAGTGGAAAGCTAGCCTACTATCAACCAAATGTGATAATTAGCGAAAATAATTATGTTAAGAATTGTGGATAGTATCATGCTCCCACTAGTTTTGTTCAACAAAAGCCTTAATGCAGGCTCATTTTGTGAAATGAAATGAAGATATATCACCTACAACTGTACATGTAGCCTGTAGACCGAGCCATTGAACCATCACACATGTTAGCGTTTGTCTTTTTCTTTTTTAATCTTCGATAAGAATATTATTTTGGATTCAACAAATACCCTAAGCCTATGTACTACAAACATATAGTGCCCAAGCATTTAGGAATGTAGAATATACCCAAGAGAAATCCAAAACAAAATAATTTGCAATTGATTACTTTTTGTTTTATTGGCATGAACAGAACACTTGTGCAATTGAATAACAAATAGTTCCTCATAACACGAAAATATACAAATTCCTACATGTCGAGAATAAAAACAAAATACGTCAAATCAATTGACATAGGGGTAAAAGCCCTTTACAACAAGTCATAAAATATACACCCAGAAGATCACAAGATGACAGAGAATGAACATAGAATAACAAGGCTGATCGTAGAGCTGCATAACTACTGCAAAGCCGATCCCTTTTCTCGCATACAGGCTAGTTTTCCCAACCAGGGTTTTGCAATATTACAGATCTATGCCAAAGAAAACGGGATAATATTTATTTAAATCAACATGTAAGCAACAATAGCTTATTTAGTATCGCTTAGAAATCAATGTCATTTTTTTATCTATACAATTTCACTGTACTTTTAACAAAACAAGACGTGGCTTTAGACTATATGAATAAATCATTAATCTTGTAGGTAGTATTGTATGTTTAACTCAGTGTAAGAATAGGGGAGACACGGTTTCCCCCTACGGTTTTAATATAATATCAGTCTCATGTAGTGCCCATTAGTCTTTTCACCGTCCTTTCGCCGTCGCTACTCGTCTTCATCTTCGTCCTCCTCGCCCCCCGGCGGTTCGGCTGCAGGGGAGCTCCGTCCGGGCGTCTTGTTCTCCTTCTTCCACTTCATCCTCCGGTTCTGGAACCAGATTTTGATCTGCCTCTCGGTGAGACACAGCGCGTGAGCGATCTCTATGCGTCTTCGGCGAGTCAGG
This sequence is a window from Oncorhynchus mykiss isolate Arlee chromosome 13, USDA_OmykA_1.1, whole genome shotgun sequence. Protein-coding genes within it:
- the LOC110486169 gene encoding homeobox protein Hox-B6a, with amino-acid sequence MSSYFVNSTFPVTLPGGQESFLGQIPLYSSGYTDPLRHYPGAAYGATSVQDKAYPSSYYQQASGAYGRASAAGACDYAAASFYREKDPACTLASIEEHSLVLSQDHRKTDCSGQNKSIFGDSEDQKPSTPVYPWMQRMNSCNGTFGNPGRRGRQTYTRYQTLELEKEFHFNRYLTRRRRIEIAHALCLTERQIKIWFQNRRMKWKKENKLINSSQTSGEEEEEKRSE